The Cytobacillus oceanisediminis genomic interval CTTCTCTATTCTATGCCGGTGCCTTTTCGGCAATGATAAGAAATTAAGTGAATCCCCCTCCGAAAACTTGTAAAATAAGAAAAAGCCATCATCATGAAAGGTGCTGAGAGAACGTGGAAAGCATTACAGTTGTATCGCTGCTGGATGTAATTGGAGAGCTGTTTTCCGATGAAATATCCATAGCGGTTTCCAATACGAATGAATATATCTATTACCGGCCGAGCAAGCGCATCGATTTGAAAATCAGGCCGGGGGACAGGGTAAAGGAAGGAACCATCGCCTATAAGGCTTTAGGGACACAGCAAAGAGTGTCGGAGTTTATTGACCGCGATGTATTTGGTGTTCCGTATCACGGCATGGCCGTGCCATTTTTGCATGAAGGAAAGCTTGAAGGCTGCGTAACCGCCATTTTCCCGGCATTGACGGACGGCAAATCGGTTGTGACAATGAAAACGAATGATGGCTGGATTCCGATTCCTTTTTCCGAGGTTGTTTACCTTGAGGCAAAGGATAAGAAGACCTATGTACATACTGGCGGCAATTCAGGCACCCATAAATACTCGCTTCAGGATTTTGAGTATTCTTTGCCGAAGGACAGTTTCATCCGCTGCCACCGCTCATTCATTGTAAATGTCAATCATATCAAGGAAATCTTTCCTGACACGCATTCCACTTTTCTCCTCGTCATGAAAAATGGGGACCGGGTGCCTGTCAGCCAGTCTTACTCCAGCTATTTCCGCAAATTGCTCGGTTTTTAGAAAATTCTTTCTGTTTCAGCCTTGGAATTTGCTGTTTTATCGGAATTTTCCGTAATATGATCGGAAAAGTCCTGGCTCCCTCTTTATCCGGGTAAAATGATTTTATATATCATGATAGAGGGGATGAGCATCATGGAGAAAAATTTAGAACGGATTCGCGACAGCCGCCTGCATGACCGGGTTGTCACACCGGAAGAAGCAGCATCCTGGATTCAGGATGGCATGACTCTGGGGCTAAGCGGCTTTACACGTGCGGGTGACGTGA includes:
- a CDS encoding LytTR family DNA-binding domain-containing protein — protein: MESITVVSLLDVIGELFSDEISIAVSNTNEYIYYRPSKRIDLKIRPGDRVKEGTIAYKALGTQQRVSEFIDRDVFGVPYHGMAVPFLHEGKLEGCVTAIFPALTDGKSVVTMKTNDGWIPIPFSEVVYLEAKDKKTYVHTGGNSGTHKYSLQDFEYSLPKDSFIRCHRSFIVNVNHIKEIFPDTHSTFLLVMKNGDRVPVSQSYSSYFRKLLGF